The Brassica oleracea var. oleracea cultivar TO1000 chromosome C7, BOL, whole genome shotgun sequence sequence TTTACGGAGTTAGAGATCTGATGAAGCTTTTTGTACATATCGCCGGTTTGATTCTGGCATCTTTCAACCGGCTTCGAGTTTTTTCGACCGGTCATCGCCTCCGAAGTCGCACCTTATCTTTTGGTGGACTTTCGGCTTTTGTCTCTGGCGCCTATCCCTTCTCCTCCGGTGATAGACGGCCAGCTTTTGACTCCGCGTCAAACTCCCATGGTGTTTGGCAGCGACTTATCACCGAGATCTTCCCGGTTATGTTCGATTGGCGTTTCCGGCATCTTCTACTCTCAATCGTCTCTCTTCTATTATCTCTGATGGCTTCTTCCTCCCCTTTGCTAGGACCGCTTCATCTTCGGGCTTTCTCTCATCATTAAAGATGACTGCTATTCATACAGGAAGATCAAAGATTGTAGAGTTGATTGAAGACGATTGTCTTTCTTCTCGAAACGTCGATCTGGTGATCGATTTGGATCTGGCCGAAGACTGCTCCGAGTGAGTGATTCTTCTTCATCATGTCTCCGCCAACGGCGGAGATCCGTCGAATCTCCTCTCTGGTACCGGCGGAAGCAAGCTGACTCCCAGCCTGACGCGTGTCCATTGATGGCCGAGCGATCGAACACGTGGTGGTGACCTGTTGGTTTCCTTCTGCAACGGTTTTCTCCTTTGGGCTGACGGCCCAAAATCTGTTTGTTTTCGTTAGGGCTTTTGTGCCCCTTTATGTTTTAAATTGTGGGCTTCGTTCTGTTTAGGGCTTTGACCCATTAATGAAACTCTGTTGACAAAAAAATAAAGATTTGCCAAAGAGTTCAACATAAAATTCAGCTTCAAAAAACAATTCATAGTATATATAGAACTTCACAATTTGCAACATGCTGTAAACTTGCGTTCATTATTATATTTTACAAAGTTAATATACACTAGTAAACTTGCGTTCATTATCTTTTACAGTAAATCATATTTTATGAGAATCCACCAATTCCATCTTTTCTTCGTAGAATAACTAAGGGGTTGATTGGCAAATAATAGAGTAAAATGGAATGATAAAAAAGTTGGAAAAGAAGAAATAAAAAGGGAAGATTGGTAAAATAACCAAAAAAAAATTAAAATTAGATTTTTAGAGAGAGATAGAAAGAAAAAGGAAGAGAGATGATTGAGTTTTGGTTACTTATTTAATTTAAATTTTTTTGTTAGTTATTGGGTGCAATTTTCTAATAAAAAATGATAATTGGAGTAACATTTTTCTCCTAGAATAGAGAATAACATATTAAAGTTGTTAAAAAAATGAGTAACATATTAGTCAACTTTCTTTATTTTTAGGGTTAATAGATGAAAAACATTTTCACTTGATCGACTAAAAAACAGAATAACTTAGTCGAAAACAGATTTACTACAAACTATTATCATCAATGGATACTTTTCAGTTAGAGCCTAAAACCTTGGTCGACAATTGGACAAAAGAGTTTAATTATGTTTGCAAAATATATTATTTTGATATAAAAATATAAAGAGTACTAATAATGTTGGAAAAAAAAAATACTGGTAAGTTGACATTTACAAAAAAAATTTGGTGAAATAACAAACTCTTAATCAGATGCAAAATGTTGCCTTCTCAATGCCAAGCCAAAAAAAAAAGATTGAATACTGGAAAGTGTTATATTAAAACTTTTGATAGTAGTGGATGTAGTTTTCTTTTCCAAAAACAGTCATGTACAAGAATATCATTTGAATAAAATGTGAAAAATTATATTTTCTATTGCGATCCAGAAACGAAGCTTCTTCGTTCAATCATGAATCGATCAATCATACATGAAAGCCTCTGGCTCCTCGAGACTGATAAAGCTCAAGTCTACTCTTAGCTTCATACAACAAATGTTCCATGTCTTCTTCCTCTATCACATTCGCTTGCTTCGACGCCCTCTCCAACACCGTCAGCACTTCGTCTTTAGCCAGCTGCTCGCTGTCAGGCACGTTCATCGCCACGTAGCTCAGCAAAACCAACGCCGGAATCTGAGCTCCGTTCTCCCCGAAGTACGCTAACTGCACGAGAAGCTTCGATCCTCCGGCGTCGATGATGGTCCTCGAATGCTCCTTCCGTAAGAAGTTATCCTCCGTCGTGAACTTCCCTAGCGCAACTGCCACCTCCGCCGCTAGCTCCGGCTCTCCGTCGTCGAGGAGTTTCACCAGAGGGACGATCATATGCGTCTCCGCGGACTTGAACGTGCGAGCTAAGTTTCCTATTGACCTAACGCAGGGGATGAGCAAGTCCGATCCCGCGTCTGCGTTTTCAACGATGCGGAACAGCTGGTCAACGACCGCTTTGCACGCGGGGGAAGTGCGTCTGAACGCGGATCTTCTCAGATCGGCGTTTTCCTCCGCCACGGCGGTGATCTCCATTATCGCCATGGCCGTGTTGTACTTCGTCTCCTCGTCTCCGTGCTTGAGCAGAACCGCGAAGCAGAGCAAGGCTCGCGACTCGGTGATGACTCGGCAGATCGTCGCGTTTCCCACCGCGAGCTTCCACAGCGCCCTCGCCGCCATCGCTTTCATGTAGGCCTTCGTCGCCGGATCCTCGAGCTCCCTCCCCCTCGTCACCGACGCGTTTCGCGACTGATGATGCGCCGCGCTGAACGGCTTGCTGATTCCGCTGTAGCTCTTCTCCGGCGGCTTCCCCGGCGACGGCGGCGGCGGTTTCTCGTCGTCGCCGGTAACTGATTTAACCGACTTCATCGCCATCGTGGTCTTGATGATGCTATGCATCTGATTCGGCAATGGATGCATCTCGTTATCTTCCTCCTCGTGCAGCGCGGGGAGATTCTCTTTACTACTAGTACTAGTTTTGCTGGCCATCACGACGGCGTGATGCATCGACGTGGCTCTACCCGCGACGACCATGTATTTGCTGTGCTCTTGAACCGTCTCAAACGCTAAATGGCTCACGAGAAGGCGGATAACGTTATTTTGAGCGAACAGCTCTTGACACTTGGCGTGGTTACCGTCTACAAGCTCAGAAACGGCCCAAGCTACAACGGCTTGTACCCTCATGGAACCTTCTTTTAAAATATTCGCAAGCACTGAACAAACACCAGCTTGTATCATCTGCTCCACGCTCTCCGGGTCTCGGCCCAATAGCCCAATCGTCCTCGCCGCGTTTTCTTGGCCGTCGATTTTTCCTTCTTTCACAAGCTTCAGCAAAGGGTTGACTCCACCTTCTTCAACTATCAGTTTCACGTATCTAGGGTTGTCTTTCGCTAAGGATGCTAAGGACGCGGCGGCGTCGGCTTTATCATCCGGCGAACCGGTCATCAGAACCGCGATTTGCTCCCAGATCAAACACAAGATCGGTTCGTTGGCTGCTATGGGGGGAAGGCCTAAGTAACCGACCCCTTCGTCGTCGTCGTTACCGGCGGGAGTCGAGACGCGGAGGAGCCACGAGACGTCGCCGACGGAGTTTTCCAGCTGAGAGATCATTTTCCGGAATGCCGCGGCGGGGATGATGTTGAAGAGGCGCATTATGTAGCCGTCGTCGCGGCATCTCTGGACCATGGTCAATGCCTTCTGGAGAACGTTTTCGGTGTCGTCGATGATACGGCGCGTGGGGCGCTCGTAGAGGTCGGAGCTCGCACGCGCTGCTTGGCGGAGGAGAGCGGCGAGCTTCTCGGTTTTGGACTTGATCTCGGCGCATTCTTGCTTGTTGATTGTGGCTTCGTCTCCGGCTTTGACCACTTGGTCTGCGAGTTGAATCGGTCGTGTCAGAATCTGCTTGGCTAGATCATCCATCGATTAGCTACTCAAAGCTGGTGTGGTGGATCAATGTAAATTAGGAACGGTGTTGATCTTGATTTTTTAAAGATAATGAAGAAAGATTATAAAGCTTTTTGTTTTTGGGGGTTTGGTTTGGTTTGGTCTTTGGAACACGGTTTCGTCATTTCTAATGTATTTCTTACAGAACACGTCGGTCTTCGCCGGCTTTCGTTGTCGGAGTAAATTACTCTTGTCAGTTTACCAAGTCGTCGTAGGCTTTTCTGTCAGTCATATATATTAATATACTTTTTTCTGGAATCATATCCGATTTTCTAATGCAGAATAATAACATATTCTAAGGTGGCAAAGAAAACATAGGCATGTTGAATGAATACAAAAGCAATTCGATTTTAATTATTGGATTGTGATTTGCCCAATTTTAGTAGTTTTAATGATAGAAAATTCAAATGATTTACGAAAGCTTTTGAAAAGTTTAGTGAAAATTTATTATATTGTTAAAGATGTGACTGGATAAGTTATATTGGGCCCCGAGAGACATTGCATTTATTGGTTAAGGCTAGCTGGGGTTTTCTACAACTCTCACTGGCTACATCGAATGTCACTTACTACCAACCATATTTATTTCTGGGACATGTTACATAATTATATTTTTGAGGTTCTAAAAAGGATAATTACAGAATAACCTGTTGAATTTTTTTGTATGCCTTCATACATTCTGTAGTTATAGGCTTCTAGTTATTGACAAGAAAAACTTCATTTATCCATCAAACTTGTTTTTATTCTGAGAGAGAGAACCAAACTTGTTTTCTAGAATATATATATTCTAAGGCTGCATTTGAGATTTATGAAACTTAAACAGTTAATGAATAATTTATAATATATACTATCCAAATAAGGGCTAAATGATTCATACATATAAACCACTAAAACTTAGAGATATTTTTTTTGTCAAAGTAAAATTTTAGAGATGATAAGCAAATGTTACTTCACCACACTTCGTTAAGAATATTGTTCTCATCACTTATATCAAGTAGTATTACAAATATAAAAAATACGTGAATCTATAATGATTTTATCTCGTGTTATTTGTATACATATGCATGCAAATAACGAGGAAAACGAACATTTGATATTTGTCCCAAATGATAAAAAGTAAGACCTAACTTAATAACTGAAACATATCTTATTCAAGAAATGAGCGTGTTCTGCTCGGCTTTTCCTCCTTCGTTTTATGTTTAATCATAAAAAGTGATCATATTAGTTCAATAAAATGTTTTTTTTCCTCCTAAACAAAGACATCGTGGTCACAGTGAATCTATTTGTACATATAACACACTGGAGCACGTCTTTCAGTTAAACATCGAAAACATCTATACATAAAAGACGCTGAATCAAATACTATCAAACAGAAGACAGTAACAAACATAAGAGAAAGAAGAGCCAGAAGTTTGGGGGTTCTTTTTTTATTCGGCTTATATGCTTGGAGAAAGAAAGAAATGACACTATCATTAGCTTCTAGAATGATATTAGTATATGGATTTTAAAATACATTCAAGTATGCAATACTATGTATTAAGTCCCGACAAATTAAGACAAAATACTGCAATAATTTATAGCAGGAGCAGATCTAACCACTTGGCAACATGAGGTTTTTATGTTTTATAAAGAGGCAACATGAGTTACTTTTCCAGTTTCCACAATCTCGTGGGCCCGTACTTTTGTCGCCTCTAGACCCCAATAAACCTAAAGATTAGTATTTACTAAACAAAGTCATGCAAATAATTTTCAACTAAACTAAAGTATGCATTGCCTTTTATCATGTCCCTATAGTGCACCCAAGTTCCATCTCACCATGCATGTGTTATTGTCTAGGGTTCAATCTTATTCTTCTTCTTGCAATAGTAGTTCAAGAGATTACAGTTTGACCATATCAGCCGAATAATTATGACAAAACTATATTATATATCTCATCTACGTTTCCCAATTTTGATTTCAGATTTCAATTGATATTACACAGCACAGAACACCGAATAGAAGATATCAATATCATTCTAGTGATATTAAACATTATATTGATTTTAAAATGATAAAAGAGGGACCCAAATACCATATATATAATGTATTTAGACTATAATGACGACAGACACATCTATGCACATACTATTCTTTCGATAAAACCAGTTTAGCCTCCACATTTATCGACTCTAAATATCATTTTAGTGCTGAATCTCTCAACTTAGACCATCTCCCATAGTGCTCTATAATTTCTACTAAAATAGAATAACTCTAATATAGAATTGGTTTTAATCCAATGGTTGTTACTCCATTTTACTGAGAATCATAGAGGAAATTATACAGCATCATTGGAAATGCTCTTAGGCCTAACTCTGCTTTCATTGGCCATGTTCACGTGTTCTGAAATACCAGGTACTTTGTGGGACAAAATATATAATGACTTATTGATGTGTTCTACCTATCGTCGAGATTCCTGATTTCCATCCAGAGAACAGAGACCAACCCAAGTTCATAGAGTAACACAAAACACACGAAAACTTAATATGAACCTTGACAATTGGTAGAAAATGAAACTGCTCCAAGCATATTCGTATCAGTTAGATTTGTTTTTCTTTTGGTTACTTGAGACATTATGCACTGAAAATAGGTATATTGGAACCATAAGTAAAGATCAGCTCTAGGCTCTAGATGATCAAAGTAATTACTAACAGAATTTATTTTGTTTTCATTAATAAGTACTTGCAGGATTCACAAGGTAAAAAAAGACACACGTAGATCCTTCGTAACACGAAACAAACGGCGCTGATCGCCCTCGCGGGGAGGGAGGAAGCGTACGTTTATCTTTTGGCGTATGTTAGCACACTTACTACTATTACATCGTTAAACCGAGCTTTATCGCTTCCTATATACAAACCGTGTTTTATTAATTCGAATTAACTCGAGCTAACTCGATCACCGAGTCAACTCGCTACCAGCACTGATCGGTTTCCCAGTTCCGTCCCACGTAACTGCCCATCCCGGAGGTGCTGACGGTCAACGGACGGCTCCGCCGGAGCATCCTCCGATCGTACACAGAGCGTTTCTCAGGATCAGAGAGCGTACAGTACGCCGCGTGGATCTTCATGAACTCATCCGCCGAAGAGTTGCTCCGATCGGTTCCCGCCGCCACGTCGGGGTGGCAGATCCTAGCCAATCTCCGGTAAGCCGATTTGATATCCTGCCCCGTCGCGCCGCGAGGAACCTCCAGAATCTCGTAGAGCGAAGCGGTCGCCGGCGTCGTTCGCCGCGGGATCTGGTGCAGCCTCGGCGGATCCTCCGTGCAGGTGTAGGAGCAAGAGGCGGAGACGAGAGGCGGCGGGAGGCGAGGTGAGCGAGACGGCGGAGATATGGGGGAGAGAGGCGGAGACGTGGAGAGGAATGGATGAGTGAAGGAAGTTGGAGAGGAAGAAAGCATCTTTGCTATGAAACGGTGTCGTTCGGGAGATCTTCTCTGCGTTTTGAGTTGTTGTCTTCTTGTTCGAGAGAGGGAAAGGAAGAGAGACTGAAGAAGAGGAAGTAATTGAGTGGTTTATTTATAGGGGGGAGAGGCGATTAGTCGTTAATTGCGTGATCAAGTCCTTATTAGTTTTTATTTTTTAATTACATACGACAAAAATGTTAAAAGACGGGTCGGATTAATTAGAGTATAATCGGGTCGGATCCTGTGGTGCTGACTGCTGAGTCAGATAAAGAAGCTTATCCTGTATGAATTATTGCAGTAGAGATAAGAATGTACGCAAGATTTTATTCATAGTGGCAAATTGTGTTGTGGCTGTAATTGTCATATTAAAAAATTACCTAAAAATTAACTTTTAAAACAAAAATAGTCCAGTAACTAATTTAACTTTTAAAACAAAAATCTAATTTAATTACATGTAGATGTTTTTTTTTAATTTTTGATGGAAATTCAAAATTTGATATTTTTCTTCTTCTTATTTTCATTATTGTGGATTGTGGTACTTGTATGAAGAAAGCAGTTTCGAGCATTCATTGTTTGTAGGATACTGAGAAGACAGGAATATATTTTTCAGAAGATATATAAAAGTCTCTATGTATTTTACGATTGCTTCCCACCATGCAAACATATTAAACATTTATGTGACATTTCTTTTTTTTTTTCCTTGTATAAATCTCGAATATAATTCGTGGAGAAAATGTTTTCTTATCTCACAGAACTTTAATGATATCGACAACTGTTTCTTTAATACAGTTAAATACTAATATTTTCAAATTTATTTTTTTAGACAGAGATTATTGGTTGTCTCAATCAAGGAAAATTCTAAATATTCGTAGAAGAAAAGTCGTCTGAGTTATTTTATTTCCATTCTGTGTATTTGGAGGAGATTATTCAAAAGAGCTGAAATCAAGAATGATTAAGTTTTGAAAATTTGATTGTTTTTTACCAATACAAGCTACCCTATTTGCATGGTAACTTTTGAATGAGCAAGCTTTTTTCACGTGGAAGTTTCAGTAAACCCATCAGTGAGAAATTATTTACACCTAGTAACGAAGTTATCCAATATAGTGTTTTAAAATTACTAACTTCACAAGATTAAGTTGCGTAGTCAAGGCCATTACGTTTATATGTGTCATAAACGGGACCAACTTATGAAAAGAGCTCTTGCCCGTTGCAGTTTGATTCGACTCTTCCTTAATTAGTCCATATGCAAGTCGATCACGTCGAGACTAATGGACCATATATTATTCGGTTTATGATTGTGACTGAGTGATTCTTTT is a genomic window containing:
- the LOC106306374 gene encoding uncharacterized protein LOC106306374, giving the protein MDDLAKQILTRPIQLADQVVKAGDEATINKQECAEIKSKTEKLAALLRQAARASSDLYERPTRRIIDDTENVLQKALTMVQRCRDDGYIMRLFNIIPAAAFRKMISQLENSVGDVSWLLRVSTPAGNDDDEGVGYLGLPPIAANEPILCLIWEQIAVLMTGSPDDKADAAASLASLAKDNPRYVKLIVEEGGVNPLLKLVKEGKIDGQENAARTIGLLGRDPESVEQMIQAGVCSVLANILKEGSMRVQAVVAWAVSELVDGNHAKCQELFAQNNVIRLLVSHLAFETVQEHSKYMVVAGRATSMHHAVVMASKTSTSSKENLPALHEEEDNEMHPLPNQMHSIIKTTMAMKSVKSVTGDDEKPPPPSPGKPPEKSYSGISKPFSAAHHQSRNASVTRGRELEDPATKAYMKAMAARALWKLAVGNATICRVITESRALLCFAVLLKHGDEETKYNTAMAIMEITAVAEENADLRRSAFRRTSPACKAVVDQLFRIVENADAGSDLLIPCVRSIGNLARTFKSAETHMIVPLVKLLDDGEPELAAEVAVALGKFTTEDNFLRKEHSRTIIDAGGSKLLVQLAYFGENGAQIPALVLLSYVAMNVPDSEQLAKDEVLTVLERASKQANVIEEEDMEHLLYEAKSRLELYQSRGARGFHV
- the LOC106301773 gene encoding chaperone protein dnaJ 11, chloroplastic, translated to MLSSSPTSFTHPFLSTSPPLSPISPPSRSPRLPPPLVSASCSYTCTEDPPRLHQIPRRTTPATASLYEILEVPRGATGQDIKSAYRRLARICHPDVAAGTDRSNSSADEFMKIHAAYCTLSDPEKRSVYDRRMLRRSRPLTVSTSGMGSYVGRNWETDQCW